The following DNA comes from Miscanthus floridulus cultivar M001 chromosome 5, ASM1932011v1, whole genome shotgun sequence.
tcgagggtttttgggaaaccgttcccgcacATTGCGCTTCTCCGAATTCTCCACAACTgaaggtgggccgttacctaggcCTTCGCACAGCCCCGGCCCGCATTGTTTATTTATCACCGCAATTGGTTATTACTCGTCGAATATTCGCCAACATCTCCGCCGACCattacggctcagtaattactgTTGTACAGTCATTACTCTGGTGTTTTCTCCGCGATTTTGCTGTTCTCTAAGTTGACTGCTGTTTTTGATCCTGAcaccacgtgaccatgtcacctactatcaggctcggggactaagtggacacacttcaccttgaggtGAATGTGCTCTTCagggctacgctcggggactggctgcctgctcggctgattttctactttttctactttggaccctggcaccacatgtcTACATCATTTagtgtcaggctcggggactaagtggacacacttcacctcgcagtgaatgtgtttgttttttctgaAAGACTCCGTGTCTCtgcaaattgatgaagactatctccttttctcgtggtcggactctaagtggacacacttgatTCACTGCAAAGAAATTTTCGaatctgaacttgagctccttactcccttatggcaagccgtacttgggttacactgctcggcaactgctcataactactcggcaactcatcacggtggtcggaccatgagtttgactgtttggctttgttcgcacctgctcagacaagctcaagacggcgttgcacaacgggtacaaggtgctcgggaactagctgtggggtgtacaaccccggatacccacggcagaccatatAGGCTGCACCCCCAGGGGTGGCCTGGCCTATAAGACAGCCTTGCGGGACACGACGCTACTCgatgcctcccgcaagacaccagaaagatatcctgaagatattacgagatctgttaggatatgtatgatcttaagattcctgtaatcagttattacttttcggttatctctcagatctaaccgacttgtaaccctgctccccggaccaTGTAAGGCGGGCAGTAACCCCCtctaaactcacgcaatatcatacgatagctaatacaaatcaacagaccataggagtatggtattacgttatactgatgttctgaacctgtctaactcgtgtctctgttgccttcttgttcttgatctcacgctcctctgccgatcaatctatcttcgtgggatacccttcggaggactgccgacgatattatgtcgacatagactgtctccaacaagaaACTCATATGGGCACCCAAACTCAAAATTGGTAGCAAGAGAcctaaaatcagcctccaacagagtacctatacgggacctattttgggttgcctgagaggcacaCCCTAATATATGGGCATCTTTtctcctgaaaacccatttgcagaaataattttttttaggtATTATTGTTAAAGAAGATATCGAATAGGTATTGAATATTTTACCTATAACACTATCAAAAatgaatgagtcttgtatttaaAGTGTCGTTGGAGATAGCCATAGGAGTTCTTCGCTGCAAACACCCCTAGACTGGGAGACAAAAAGGAAATAAACCTAGCAGGGGAAATGAACCCGCCACATGGCATTGGCAAGCCGCCCGACGGGGCCCGACCGCCATCCAATCCACCACAGTccagaggcaggcaggcagcacgCCAGCACGGAGCAGCGAGGCTGGGCGTACGGCCCGGGCCGGGACGAGCGCAGCGGCACGCTCCCAATTCCTCGTGCCCCTGACCTCTCCGAGAAAATTGGCTATTTGCCATTCCAAACAATGGGCTTCGCAAAATTGCCATCCAAAAGATTGACTTCGCAAAATTGCCAACCTAAACATGTATACTTTTTTTTGCCATAATCCATATTTAGctcctttgtttctttttttttggattCGTCCCCCATGCGAAAAGACATTTCTGCCCTTGGCTGCCGGGAGACGTCAGGCGGATCACCCTTCGCACCTTGGCTGCGTCAGGCGTCAGGCAGATCAGCTGATATCTGAATCTAATGGCCTGCATGCTTCTGTACGAGCTACTGTGCATGCATTTGGCcgggttttgaaaaaaaaacaatcagGTGGACAATATAATTAGAATACATGCACGCCTATGTCTGTCACACAAATTCATAAATTGAGAATAAAATGAGTTCACATCCGAATCCATAAGCTGAGTATAAATGAGTTCATCTCACACATGCATAAATTGAGCCTAAAAACACAGATATTTGATTTTCACTCAAAAGTTCAATTCTTCCTTCCTCATCGTGTGACTCTACTATCTGCAAGTTGTCCCAGTCAACTTGTGGTATAGGATCATCAACCTCCATATCAAACCTAAACCACATATCGTTTGCAGTTTACGGTCGACGCCGGTGCATCCACCGTGAGGGACGGACTCGGACCCGGTGGGGCGCGGGACGTTGGGGCTGCATCTAGCCTACCGAGCGTGTCTGCCGCCTGCAGCAAGATGAGCGCGCTTGCTGTTGGGGCCGCGACGAGGTGCGGCGAGGTCGCTCTGAGTTCCACCGTGGTCGTGCCGACGGCCGCCGAGGACGCTCCGAGTTCCTCCATGGTCGTGTCGACGGCCACCGTGGTCGCGGCAAGCGCGGGTGGACGGCGTGGCGGCGCTGAGCACGGGTGGTTGTGTGGCGGCGACGAGCGCGTCCGCCGGCGGTGCGGCGTCGCGGCCGCCCTGCATCGTGGATGTCTAGGGCACGCGAGCGGCGGTTCTTCGTTTGGAGTGCTTTCGTACGATGCGAATAGTCTCGATCTCATCTCTTCATGTCAATTAAGCAGAAGGGCAACAATGTCTTTTCGCGTGAAAGGGATTCCCAAAAAACTATTAACAAAGCAACTAAATAGGGAGTATGGCAACAAAATCAAAGTAAATATATTTAGATTGGTAATTTTGTGAAGTCAATCTCTTGGATGGCAATTTTGTGAAGGTTTGCGATGGCAAATAGCCAATTTTCTCGACCTCTCCCCTCCGCTACGGATTTTCAATCGCACCCCACGCGCGCACCGGGTGACACCTCGACTCGGCGGCCTCTCGCGGTGAGTTGAGTTCTTCGCTTCTGGGGCCAGTCCGCCTCTAGCTTGGTCGGGGGTTCACGATTCGCGGGTGGCGTGGCGTGGCCTCGTTCGCGATCGCTCTCGCTCGCATTGAGCGATTCGCGACTGCTTGTTTGTTTGCTTTCTCTCTGTCCCTGTTTTTTGGATGTAGATGGTGATATGTGGCGTCGGGATTCTGAGCTCGGTTGCTTCCTAAGCTTCCGCGGAGTGGTTTAGCGCGTATATGGTAATCGGTTTTGAAGCTGCTGTTGATATGGATGTGCCGTGTGCGTGACGAATCGAATCGGCCGCAGGATGCCTACTTCCTACGCAGCTCGGCAGCTGGGGAACTGGATCCCCCGACCATGCGAATTTCGAACCCAGGACCAATGGAGTGCTCAGGGGTCTCGGTGTCGTCATCTGGAGTGCTCGGGGGTCTCGGTGTCGTCATCTTTTTCTAGCAGTAGGAGTGGTTGTTTGGAATCTAgtcagggcctgtttggttttttTTAGTGCGCGGCCTAAAGTTTAGTttctggactaaagtttagtccggaTCTTGTTTGATTTTAGGGACTAAAGTCTATTAATGCAGTTGTATAAAGATAATATTACCTCTGTTGAGATGAAGATATTATAGCTGCTGGCCACGGGTGGGATGGGGAGTAATGAGGGGCAGGAGTATCTCCAGAACACTTTAGTCCAGTTTAATCAACCCCTCATGGACCAGGACTAAACCCTTTAGTTCATATGTTTGGCATTTTAGGGACTAAAAGTAAGTATTTTAATCTATATTTTAGTTTAGTACATGGAATCAAAACAGGCCCTTAGTCATAATTTCTCTTCCCGAATTTATTGTATTGTCGATGCGTGTGTTTTCGTCCAACAAGAAGTTTGTTATTACTAAGCTTCCCGCTTCGGGGTAGCTGCCTGCCGTATCGCGTTACGCGAATCCGGTGAGCTGGGCTCTGCGCGTTCCTCTTGACTCCCTCTGTGCGAACGAACGACGAGCTCTCTAACAGCTGGGTGGCCCCTGAACAACCAGCGCCAAAAGCAGTTCCACAGTTTACCTGATGTTACCTCTATGTTTTGCCTTCTAAAGTCATGCTTAAATAATGGCAGAGTCCAATAATGGCAGAGTCCTGGTTGCGTGGGTCACTGGATCCTGAGGCAAGGAAAAGAAGGCTTCAGTAGTCAGGTCTGGGTCAAGCCATGATGGAGAGGTCGCTCCTGGAGGTGCTGTCCACGGCGGCGCAAGGAGGCACCGAGGGGACGTCGGTGCTGAGCATGCTCAAGTACGCCGTGCTGCCCATCGCCAAGGTGTTCACTGTCTGCTTCATGGGGTTCCTCATGGCCTCCAAGTACGTCAACATTCTCCAGCCCAACGGCCGCAAGCTTCTCAATGGGGTGAGCTTTGTCTCTTGTAATAAAAGCTAGTTAATGGAAGGTTGCGTAATGGACAACTGTAGCTGGATTTTGTTCAAAAGTAGGAATATGTGGAGCAGTAGAGGACTTGATTGTGCTAATATGTTTTCTCGCTTTATGAAATTAGATATAATATTTTCACTGTTTGCTGCAGCTTGTGTTTTCCCTTCTGCTTCCATGCCTTATATTTTCCCAATTGGGTAGAGCAATCACTATCGAGAAGATGATACAATGGTAAGGATAATTTCGATTGTTATCGTACTTCAATTTTTGTTATTATAAACATAGTGTCATGCTTCGTCCAGGTGTGCATGGTTCTTGATTTCTGATGTGTGAACTATTGACCGAGAAGTTGTTTTCAGCTAATCATCTCTATATTTGTATATGCCGCTGGCCCTCTATAAGCAATACATCCTGCAAATATTAGATTACTGAAAATGACAATCAAATGGTGTGCTATTGTTGATCTTTCTGGTTGGGTCAATCTTTAAGTAATTAAGTTCCATATGGAACAATTTAGCTTTGGAAGCTCTAGCTTTCTACAAAACTACAAAGAAAAGACCAACTGAAGGTGAAGGAAATCAGCGCTCAAGCATTAATTTGGTTCCAGTTGAATTTATGGTTCATAGGGATTGACTCCACATTCCAGGATTAATTTAGTAGCGCTACTTTATTTTTAACATACTGAAATACTGCAGTAAAGATTGGAGAAACTATTCCAAGTAGTTTGTTTCCATATAATATAGTAACCTATTTTTTTTACTGGCAATATATATCTTGTAGAAAATGATAGAAATTTATGTAATGGACTATTCACTATTCTGTCCTACATTTTGACATATTCATGGATTCCTTTCCCCTTCGTGTGTGTATATGTATAACAAGTGTCCACTTTTATGCATAAGCTTCTTTAGGAGTATGTGTCCTCGAAATTTTCCTTTGTCAAATAACTGTTCTGAACTTCTGTTCTGCTTTtacttttgttttgtttttttatatatcatCTATACTTGCATGTTTGCAGGTGGTATATTCCAGTAAATATTGTTGTAGGCGCAGTATCCGGCTCTTTGATCGGATTTGTTGTGGCATCTATCATCCGACCTCCATATCCATACTTCAAGTTCACTATTATCCATATAGGAATAGGTACCACTTTTGTGTTCTGAAAATAAGTTTTATTTTCTATTTACCATTCGTTATCCAATACCAATGCTCTCCTTTTCTTTTGCAGGAAATATTGGAAATATACCTCTGGTCCTCATTGCAGCGTTATGTCGGGATCCTTCTAACCCATTTGGTGACTCTGATAAATGCAATCAAGATGGGAATGCGTATATCTCATTTGGCCAATGGGTACGCCATACTCTTCGCTTTTCTCAGCTTGTACATGCTCATTTTTACTCAAGTCAGCATAGTGACCTTGTTGTTTAAAGATATCCGCTTATCATCTAGACTATGCATACAATTAGCTGTTGAGGTTATTCACTCAGTAAATCCTCGATATGTTGCAGGTTGGTGCAATTATTGTTTACACATATGTATTCAAGATGCTTGCTCCACCACCAGGACAGACCTTTGATGGTTCTGAAGAGGATGAACTCCCAATCAAGGCATCTGGAGAGAATACAGTGCCCCAAATAGGAAATTATCTTATGAACACTCACACTAGTACTGTACCAGAGAATGAACCGTTGTTATCTGCTGGGGAAGTTCAAAAGGAACGTGCCACTTCTGTAGGAACAAAGGTAAGAAATTCTAATAGTGGAGCTGATTTCGAATATCAGTTTGGTGCTCTTACTTCCCACTGCAAAATTAGATGATTTTGTTATATTAATGCAGATAATGGGCTATGTTAAATGTGTGGTTAAGTTCCTGAAAGACAAGCAGCTTCTCCAGCCACCGATTATTGCATCTGTATGTATTGCTGCTGTTCTACTAGCAATTTTTAAACCAAATTCTACTAGCAATTATTTATATACTAATTCTACAACCTTTTCCCCTTGACCATTGTTTAACCCAGGCGTTCGCAATTGTAATCGGTGTTATCCCATTCTTGAAGAATTTTGTCCTTACAGATGATGCCCCTCTGTTCTTTTTCACAGACAGCTGCCTCATTCTTGGGTATCTACATGTTTCATTTCTTGTTTTGTTCTCTTGCCAATAAAGTTATCAAACTGAGATGAATGTATCTATCATCTATCACCTAATTATGTGGCATACTTTTCAGAGAAGCTATGATCCCATGCATTTTACTTGCTGTTGGGGGTAATCTTGTCGATGGTAAGTAACTATTTTAGTTAAAACTTTGGAGAAATTGCATGGGGTGTGGTCACCCTTAGAATAACCATCTTATTTGGTTTAGAGGTATTTCTCATGTTTTTGTCTTTATCCATGTTTATTTATGGAATCAGGCCCTGGTGAAGGAAGTAAGAGGCTTGGTGTCCGTACCACCGTTGCTATAATTTTTGCACGGTTGGTCTTGGTCCCTCTTGCTGGGGTTGGCATTATCATATTAGTTGATAAACTTGGTTTCATTCCCAAAGATGATAAAATGTTCAAGTTTGTCCTGCTACTGCAGCATTCTATGCCCACATCAGTGCTGTCAGGTATGTGAAACCAACAAGGGATGTATCTTATCAGCTATCACTTATCTTCATGTGCCCATGTGTACAGATTCTCAACGATTTTGTGTGTTAGTTGACATCTGTAAGGCATTGGGTGGTGCCTTGCATGTTCTCCATGTTAGGAAACCACAGTACGGAATCTGAGGATAGGATTGTTTGTTGCAGGTGCTGTTGCAAATCTGAGAGGGTGTGGAAAAGAATCAGCTGCAATTTTGTTCTGGGTTCACATTTTTGCCGTGTTCTCCATGGCGGGATGGATTATTTTCTATCTGAGCTTGCTCTTCTAAGTATGTCAC
Coding sequences within:
- the LOC136453423 gene encoding protein PIN-LIKES 6-like; this translates as MMERSLLEVLSTAAQGGTEGTSVLSMLKYAVLPIAKVFTVCFMGFLMASKYVNILQPNGRKLLNGLVFSLLLPCLIFSQLGRAITIEKMIQWWYIPVNIVVGAVSGSLIGFVVASIIRPPYPYFKFTIIHIGIGNIGNIPLVLIAALCRDPSNPFGDSDKCNQDGNAYISFGQWVGAIIVYTYVFKMLAPPPGQTFDGSEEDELPIKASGENTVPQIGNYLMNTHTSTVPENEPLLSAGEVQKERATSVGTKIMGYVKCVVKFLKDKQLLQPPIIASAFAIVIGVIPFLKNFVLTDDAPLFFFTDSCLILGEAMIPCILLAVGGNLVDGPGEGSKRLGVRTTVAIIFARLVLVPLAGVGIIILVDKLGFIPKDDKMFKFVLLLQHSMPTSVLSGAVANLRGCGKESAAILFWVHIFAVFSMAGWIIFYLSLLF